From Primulina tabacum isolate GXHZ01 chromosome 2, ASM2559414v2, whole genome shotgun sequence, one genomic window encodes:
- the LOC142537264 gene encoding uncharacterized protein LOC142537264 yields MGSTKNQREAAGGHKKNRTGRLAEKASSFHGRVGEVVAEMLPRPMTVPELFSCARTGGNKADEMVMRGRPSKLTKFLLNVTVQRSLGPVQVLISLEATVEDLIAAALGQYAKEARRPILSSDASAFDLHYSQFSLESLDRAAKIQELGSRNFFLCPKMAAVESEGGALMTSGSSYTSEAGLDRKKAMMPWLKFMDFLP; encoded by the exons ATGGGGTCAACGAAGAATCAGCGGGAAGCTGCAGGAGGCCACAAGAAGAACAGGACAGGGAGATTGGCTGAGAAAGCGTCGTCGTTTCACGGCAGAGTTGGCGAGGTAGTTGCGGAGATGCTTCCCAGGCCGATGACGGTGCCGGAATTGTTTTCCTGTGCGAGGACTGGTGGAAACAAGGCGGATGAGATGGTGATGAGAGGGAGGCCGTCGAAGCTGACGAAGTTTCTGTTAAACGTGACGGTGCAGAGGAGTCTAGGACCAGTACAGGTGTTGATCTCGCTGGAGGCCACGGTGGAGGATTTGATCGCGGCGGCGCTGGGTCAGTATGCGAAAGAAGCACGGCGGCCGATTCTTTCGTCCGATGCTTCAGCCTTTGACCTCCATTACTCACAGTTTAGCTTAGAAA GTTTAGATCGGGCGGCGAAGATACAGGAATTGGGATCAAGAAACTTCTTCCTCTGTCCAAAAATGGCGGCGGTGGAGAGTGAAGGCGGCGCTTTAATGACGTCAGGTTCGAGCTACACAAGTGAAGCCGGTCTGGATAGGAAAAAGGCGATGATGCCATGGCTCAAATTCATGGATTTTTTGCCGTAA